The genomic region GCAGGCCTTGGAGGCGATGCGGGCGCAACCGGAAACAAAAGAGATCCCGATTGTTTTCCTTTCCGGTAACAGTTCCCGTCAATTGTCCGCGACCCTGCGAAACGAGCAGGGGGTCGCTCTTCTGGAAAAACCCATTGATTTAAACCAGCTGGAGTTCCTCTTGAGCAAACTACTGGGGCCGTCATCTCCCGGCGCCCATGGCCGAGTTTAAACTCGCATCTCCTTTCCAGCCGTCGGGCGACCAACCGGCCGCCATCCAGGAACTGGTTGAAGGTCTGCGCGCCAGGACCCGGCACCAGGTGCTTTTGGGCGTGACCGGCAGCGGCAAGACGTTTACCGCGGCCAACGTGATCGCTCAAATTCAGAAACCCACTCTGGTTTTGTCGCCCAACAAGATCCTGGCGGCCCAGCTGTACGCCGAGTTTAAACAGTTTTTCCCCGAGAATGCCGTCGAGTATTTTGTTTCGTACTACGACTATTACCAGCCGGAAGCCTATGTCCCGTCCTCGGATACCTTTATTGAGAAGGATTCGGCCGTCAACGAACACATCGACCGGCTTCGTTTGAAGGCCACCAGCTCCCTGCTGGAACGTCCCGATGTGATCGTCGTGGCATCGGTGTCCTGCATTTACGGTCTAGGATCCCCTGAAAACTACAAATCCATGTGCGTGAGTCTCGAAAAGGGGCAACGCGTGAGCCGTGAGGCGCTCCTGCAGAGTCTGGTCGACATCCATTACGAGCGACATTCACTCGAATTTGCCCGCGGGAAATTCCGAGTCAAAGGGGACACAATCGAAATCTTTCCGGCTTATCTGGAAACCGCGGTGCGCGTTGACTTATGGGGGGATGAGATCGAGAAACTATCTGAAATTCATCCCTTGACCGGTAAAATCATCCGGCCCAAGGCGCGTACCTACATTTACCCGGCCCGTCACTTTGTGACCACGCGACCCGAACTGGAGGCCGCTGTCAAGGACATCGAGGCTGAGCTGGCGGAACAACTGGCGTTGTTTCGCGCGAAGGGGAAACTCCTGGAGGCCCAGCGTCTGGAACAGCGGACGCGCTTTGATATCGAAATGATGCTCGAGATGGGTTTCTGCAACGGGATCGAAAATTATTCCAGGCCCTTGTCCGGGCGCAAGGTTGGGGAGCGCCCGGCGTGCCTGATTGATTATTTTCCAAAAGACTTCCTGCTTATCGTCGACGAATCCCATGTCGCCATTCCCCAGATCAACGGCATGTATGAAGGAGACCGCTCCCGGAAGCAGACCCTGGTGGATTACGGTTTTCGCCTCCCGTGCGCGCTCGACAACCGCCCGCTGATGTTCACCGAGTTTGAAGCCTTGATCCCGCAGACGATTTATGTCTCTGCAACACCGGGGTCCTACGAATTGGTCAAAACCAGGGGCGCCATCGTGGAACAGGTGATCCGTCCGACCGGTTTGGTCGATCCGGCGGTTGACATCCGGCCTACAGAAGGCCAGATGGATGACCTCATCCGGGAGCTGGAGCAAGTCGCGGCCCGGAAGGAACGCGCACTCGTGACCACCCTCACCAAACGCATGGCCGAAGATCTGGCGGATTATTTGACGAGAAAACAGCTGAAGGTCCGCTACCTTCACTCGGAAATAGACGCCCTGCAGCGCATCGATATTCTCAACGATTTGCGCAAAGGCGCTTTTGACGCGCTCATCGGGATTAACCTCCTCCGAGAAGGGCTGGATCTTCCGGAAGTAACACTGGTCGCGGTCCTTGACGCTGACAAAGAGGGGTTTTTGCGCAGCCAGACCACGCTCATCCAGGTGTGCGGCCGGGCCGCACGCAACGTGAACGGGCGGGTGATTCTATACGCTTCACAAACAACCGGGTCGATGGCCCGAGCTATTGAAGAAATGGAACGTCGACGACAAAAACAGCTTGTCTACAACCGTGACCATCACATTACACCCAGAACCATAGTGAAATCGATCCAGGAACTGGAGGAATTTCAGAATTCCGCACGGGAAGCTCATATCACGAAGATTTTTGTCGATGAAGAAGACGCCATTCGTCATCCCGAGCGCCTGCCGGACCTCGTAAAAGAATTGGAGGCTCGCATGTTGGAGGCGGCAGACCAGCTTCAATTTGAATTAGCCGCCACTTTGCGTGACAAGTTGTTTGAAATACGTCAGATGGCTCTCAAATCAGGCCCCTCCAGGTAAATGGTCGATTCGTATTGATATAACAACCAGAAGTGAATTTCACTATTATTGCACATTTCTATTGAAATGACCCGTATTTGAGGATAAACTCTTATCAAATGGGTCGTAAAAATAAACAAAAATCAGCTATGCGTAAGCAACGGCACAAAGCCGACCCCTTAAAAACCG from Elusimicrobiota bacterium harbors:
- the uvrB gene encoding excinuclease ABC subunit UvrB; translation: MAEFKLASPFQPSGDQPAAIQELVEGLRARTRHQVLLGVTGSGKTFTAANVIAQIQKPTLVLSPNKILAAQLYAEFKQFFPENAVEYFVSYYDYYQPEAYVPSSDTFIEKDSAVNEHIDRLRLKATSSLLERPDVIVVASVSCIYGLGSPENYKSMCVSLEKGQRVSREALLQSLVDIHYERHSLEFARGKFRVKGDTIEIFPAYLETAVRVDLWGDEIEKLSEIHPLTGKIIRPKARTYIYPARHFVTTRPELEAAVKDIEAELAEQLALFRAKGKLLEAQRLEQRTRFDIEMMLEMGFCNGIENYSRPLSGRKVGERPACLIDYFPKDFLLIVDESHVAIPQINGMYEGDRSRKQTLVDYGFRLPCALDNRPLMFTEFEALIPQTIYVSATPGSYELVKTRGAIVEQVIRPTGLVDPAVDIRPTEGQMDDLIRELEQVAARKERALVTTLTKRMAEDLADYLTRKQLKVRYLHSEIDALQRIDILNDLRKGAFDALIGINLLREGLDLPEVTLVAVLDADKEGFLRSQTTLIQVCGRAARNVNGRVILYASQTTGSMARAIEEMERRRQKQLVYNRDHHITPRTIVKSIQELEEFQNSAREAHITKIFVDEEDAIRHPERLPDLVKELEARMLEAADQLQFELAATLRDKLFEIRQMALKSGPSR
- a CDS encoding response regulator is translated as MNATILIADDDPIIVSLLKEYLTGGKYRVLESYDGATALTLAREQKPHLIIMDLNMPLLNGLQALEAMRAQPETKEIPIVFLSGNSSRQLSATLRNEQGVALLEKPIDLNQLEFLLSKLLGPSSPGAHGRV